The DNA sequence GAAGCCTGAAATACAAGATTGCGCCAATTCAAATCACCGCAGACGTGACCTTGCCACCGCTCATGGCCGAGGCTGAAGCAGAAACATATATTTCGATTTCTCCGGAAGCACAAGAAATAAAGGATCACGTTCGCCAAACCATCCAGCAACGGCCACCGACAGGCTACAACCCCTCTTTTCTTGAATCATACACTCCCAACGAAACCTCTTTTCTATCGGAAGAAACAAGGCAACAGCTTCATCTTATCGGTCGGACGACGCAGAATGACCAACCGGCCGGAACTTTTGCGCGAGACATTCTCGGTCGTCTCCTCATCGACCTTTCATGGGCATCTTCACAACTGGAAGGGAATACCTACAGCCTTCTGGATACTCAAAAACTTATCGAATATGGGGAAGCCGCTGAAGGGAAAGATGCTCTTGAAACACAGATGATCCTGAACCACAAAGCCGCCATTGAAATGCTTATTGATCAAGTGGATGAAATCGGGTTCAACCGCTACACATTGCTGAACCTCCATGCGATCTTGTCAGATGGTCTCCTTCCTGATCCGAGAGATTGTGGCAGACTAAGGGAAAAGGCTGTCGGCATTGGCGGGAGCACTTATCTCCCATTGGCTTTGCCGCAAAAGATTGATGAACAATTCAATCTATTTCTTGAGAAAGCGCAAGCAATTTCCGACCCGTTTGAGCAAGCAATTTTTTCAATGGTATTCATTCCGTATCTTCAACCTTTTTCAGACGTCAACAAACGGGTTTCCAGGCTTGTCGCAAATGTACCGCTGATTCTCAACAACCTGTGCCCGCTTTCGTTTATAGATGTACCGGAACATGCATATGTTGATGCCACACTCGGAGTTTATGAATTAAATCGTCCCGAGCTGCTGCGTGATGTTTTCATCTGGGCATATGAAAGATCTTGCCAGCAATATCTCGCCATTCAACAAAGCCTGATCCCACCAGATTCTTTTCGACTCAGGTATCGAACAGTTTTATACGAAACCATCAGAGAGCTTGTTTCGGGAAACCGTAAAATAAACCCGGAAAATGTTCTTTCCATAGCAAATAAATCGGTTGACGAAAGCGACATGAACTCATTTGTAGAACTCGTTCAAAATGAAGCAGAGCTGCTCCATGAGGGGAACATCGCCCGCTTCGGCCTGCGCCCATCCGAGTTCAGGCGCTGGAAAGACAACAGATGATCTAGCGCAGTCTGGTAGCGCACTTGCTTCAGGAACAAGGGTTCGGAGGTTCCTCCTCTCGCCCCGACCAGTTATAAAAAGAGCGACCCTATTTAGGATCGCTCTTTTTATTGTCTTTCGGGACATGTTCGGAACAATTGCAGTCATCTTTTCCTGTTGATTTATATTCAATTATTCATATAATCAAAGAACGGCATAAATCTCGAGACATTTGTGTACAAAGGGAAAACAATGATGCGCAAAACTATTTCTTTAACAGCACTACTGAGCTTTTTTTTGTTGATGCTAACAAGCATCATCCTTTACATAATCCCGGCAGGGAGAGTTGCTTATTGGGCGGACTATCATCTGTGGGGCTTAAGCAAAACCCAATGGGGAAACCTGCATATAAATCTTGGCTTTCTGTTTTTCGTAACAATTCTGGTTCACTCCTATTACAACTGGAAAGCGATAACTACGTATTTAAAAAACAAGGCAAAAGAGTTCAGGATATTCACCAAAGATTTCAATATAGCCCTGATTTTGACCGCACTATTTTCATTGGGAACGCTATATGAGATACCACCTTTTGTAAATATTCTGCAGCTCGGCGAAAACATCAGTGCCAAGGCTAACGCATTCTACGGCGAACCACCCTACGGACACGCAGAACTATCTTCATTACAGACTTTTACCAGCAAAATGGAGCTCGATCTTACGCAAAGCAAAGAACGCTTGAGCAACTCCGGGATTCGTGTTGAAAACAGCGG is a window from the Desulfuromonas sp. genome containing:
- a CDS encoding cell filamentation protein Fic, whose protein sequence is MPKQIKTEELSGILEEIKKHPAGIGIDALHEIMQQYARRTLQRRLALLVEKGLLLATGSGRSLKYKIAPIQITADVTLPPLMAEAEAETYISISPEAQEIKDHVRQTIQQRPPTGYNPSFLESYTPNETSFLSEETRQQLHLIGRTTQNDQPAGTFARDILGRLLIDLSWASSQLEGNTYSLLDTQKLIEYGEAAEGKDALETQMILNHKAAIEMLIDQVDEIGFNRYTLLNLHAILSDGLLPDPRDCGRLREKAVGIGGSTYLPLALPQKIDEQFNLFLEKAQAISDPFEQAIFSMVFIPYLQPFSDVNKRVSRLVANVPLILNNLCPLSFIDVPEHAYVDATLGVYELNRPELLRDVFIWAYERSCQQYLAIQQSLIPPDSFRLRYRTVLYETIRELVSGNRKINPENVLSIANKSVDESDMNSFVELVQNEAELLHEGNIARFGLRPSEFRRWKDNR